From bacterium, the proteins below share one genomic window:
- a CDS encoding alanine--glyoxylate aminotransferase family protein, producing the protein MRKYHLLAPGPTQVPPEVLEALARPLLHHRTEEFEAVFAEVRKGLSWLYQVEGDVITLAASGTGGMEAAVANLLSPGERVLVIQGGKFGERWGEIARAFGMDTDVMEVEEGRSADVGEVERRLSGGKYRALLVQASETSTGAKHDIEKIAAAARRASPDTLLIVDAITALGVYDIRPDEWGLDAVVTGSQKSLMLPPGLAFIWLSNRAWDAAEAAASPRYYFDLRAERKSQAKNTTAWTPAISLIAGLQVSLRMMQEEGRAAVYARHARLSAGTCAAVEAMGLEIFPRDLRSEAVTAVRVPEGVDGKAIPRTMQSGHGVTIAGGQGGLSGKIFRIGHLGYVDESDILVAVGALEETLAELGYHLKKGSGLTAAQEIFSK; encoded by the coding sequence ATGCGCAAGTACCATTTGCTTGCTCCGGGACCGACGCAGGTCCCCCCCGAGGTTCTCGAGGCCCTGGCCCGGCCCCTTCTCCACCACCGGACGGAGGAGTTTGAGGCGGTTTTCGCCGAGGTGCGCAAGGGTCTTTCCTGGCTTTACCAGGTAGAAGGAGATGTCATCACGCTGGCCGCTTCGGGCACCGGCGGGATGGAGGCGGCGGTGGCGAATCTCCTCTCTCCCGGCGAGCGGGTGCTGGTCATCCAGGGTGGAAAGTTCGGCGAGCGATGGGGGGAGATCGCCCGGGCCTTCGGAATGGACACGGATGTGATGGAGGTGGAGGAGGGCCGCTCGGCCGATGTCGGGGAGGTGGAGCGCCGCCTCTCGGGAGGAAAATACCGGGCCCTTCTCGTGCAGGCGAGCGAGACCTCAACGGGCGCCAAGCACGACATCGAGAAGATCGCGGCGGCGGCCAGGCGTGCATCGCCCGATACGCTTCTCATCGTGGATGCCATTACCGCCCTCGGGGTATACGACATCCGTCCGGACGAATGGGGGCTGGACGCGGTGGTGACCGGCAGCCAGAAGTCCCTCATGCTTCCGCCGGGGCTGGCCTTCATCTGGCTGAGCAATCGGGCCTGGGATGCGGCCGAGGCGGCGGCGTCGCCCCGGTATTATTTTGATTTGCGGGCCGAGCGGAAGAGCCAGGCGAAAAACACCACGGCCTGGACGCCCGCCATCTCCCTCATCGCCGGGCTTCAGGTTTCCCTCCGGATGATGCAGGAGGAAGGGCGCGCGGCCGTTTATGCCCGCCACGCTCGCCTGTCGGCCGGGACGTGCGCGGCGGTCGAGGCCATGGGCCTGGAAATCTTCCCGCGCGATCTGCGGAGCGAAGCTGTGACGGCTGTCCGGGTGCCGGAGGGTGTAGATGGAAAGGCGATCCCCCGGACCATGCAGAGCGGCCACGGTGTCACCATCGCCGGCGGGCAGGGCGGCCTCAGCGGAAAGATTTTCCGGATCGGCCATCTGGGCTATGTGGATGAGTCCGACATCCTGGTGGCCGTGGGCGCGCTGGAAGAGACGCTGGCCGAACTGGGATACCATTTGAAAAAGGGATCCGGATTGACCGCGGCCCAGGAGATTTTTTCGAAATGA